One window of Sulfurospirillum sp. 1612 genomic DNA carries:
- a CDS encoding lysophospholipid acyltransferase family protein: MIKIMPKLGYVIMKLLYVTYKKKVHFATPLASLPSPLIITVWHGELLSVFGGYGIFNKQRPIDFFISEHKDGEIIATIASYFGVGSIRGSSTRGGIKALRAAMKTLDTKKDIGITPDGPKGPRYSVADGVVVLAQKKHVPIMTLNFKPSSFWRINSWDGFIIPKPFATVEYYFGEPFLLDNLSIKAAKQVVKERMMHHAI, from the coding sequence ATGATAAAAATCATGCCCAAGCTAGGCTATGTTATCATGAAGCTGTTGTATGTCACCTATAAAAAAAAGGTGCATTTTGCAACGCCTCTTGCCTCGCTGCCTTCGCCTCTCATTATCACGGTCTGGCATGGAGAGTTGCTATCGGTTTTTGGTGGTTATGGTATTTTTAATAAACAGCGACCGATTGATTTTTTTATCAGCGAACACAAAGATGGTGAGATAATTGCGACAATCGCATCGTATTTTGGTGTGGGCAGTATTCGTGGCAGTTCGACACGAGGCGGTATCAAAGCGCTACGTGCGGCCATGAAGACATTGGATACAAAAAAAGATATCGGAATTACCCCCGATGGCCCCAAAGGTCCACGATACAGCGTGGCCGATGGTGTGGTTGTGTTGGCACAAAAAAAACATGTGCCTATCATGACACTTAATTTCAAACCCTCCTCATTTTGGAGGATAAACAGTTGGGATGGCTTTATTATCCCAAAACCTTTTGCGACAGTAGAGTATTATTTTGGCGAACCGTTTTTGCTGGATAATCTCTCCATAAAAGCCGCAAAGCAAGTTGTAAAAGAGAGGATGATGCATCATGCTATCTAA
- the miaB gene encoding tRNA (N6-isopentenyl adenosine(37)-C2)-methylthiotransferase MiaB, translating into MSKKLYIETLGCAMNTRDSEHMIAELHDKEDYDVTPNIDEADLILINTCSVREKPVSKLFSEIGVFNKKKKEGAKIGVCGCTASHLGDEVFKRAPEVNFVLGARNVSKITQAVRKDKFISTDIDYDESAYAFSEFRNNPYKAFINISIGCDKKCTYCIVPHTRGEEISIPADLIVNEARKAAQNGAKEIFLLGQNVNNYGRRFSMSTHEKMDFSDLLNRVSEVEGVERIRFTSPHPLHMDDKFLETFVNNPKVCKSMHMPLQSGSTSLLEKMKRGYTKEWFLNRALKLRALCPDVSISTDIIVGFPGESEADFQDTLDVMEQVKFEQIFSFKYSPRPLTKAAEFTDQVESEVASKRLQILQDKQEKILDEISKTRLNKEYMVYFEELRSNGMLAGKSDNNALVQIKGKEEWLGKTMRIKITNPKRLSLYGEVVF; encoded by the coding sequence TTGTCTAAAAAATTATATATTGAAACACTAGGTTGCGCGATGAATACGCGAGACAGTGAACATATGATTGCAGAGCTTCATGATAAAGAAGATTATGATGTGACACCAAACATCGATGAAGCGGATTTGATTCTTATCAACACGTGCAGTGTGCGTGAAAAACCTGTCAGTAAGCTATTTTCTGAAATCGGTGTTTTTAATAAGAAGAAAAAAGAGGGTGCGAAAATCGGTGTATGTGGATGTACGGCGAGTCATCTCGGCGATGAAGTTTTTAAACGAGCGCCTGAAGTCAATTTTGTCTTAGGGGCGAGGAATGTCTCAAAAATCACCCAAGCGGTGCGTAAGGATAAGTTTATCAGCACCGATATTGATTATGATGAGAGCGCTTATGCCTTTAGTGAATTTCGCAACAATCCCTACAAAGCCTTTATCAATATTTCAATAGGTTGTGATAAAAAATGCACCTATTGTATCGTGCCACATACGCGGGGTGAAGAGATTTCAATACCCGCAGATTTGATTGTCAATGAAGCGCGAAAAGCCGCTCAAAACGGTGCAAAAGAGATCTTTTTATTAGGACAAAATGTCAATAATTATGGCAGAAGATTCTCTATGTCAACGCATGAAAAGATGGACTTTAGCGACTTACTGAATCGAGTCAGCGAGGTTGAGGGAGTCGAGCGGATTCGTTTTACTTCGCCTCATCCCCTTCATATGGATGACAAGTTTCTAGAGACATTTGTCAATAATCCAAAAGTTTGTAAATCGATGCACATGCCCCTCCAAAGTGGTTCGACATCATTGCTGGAAAAAATGAAACGGGGCTATACCAAAGAGTGGTTTTTAAATCGTGCGCTGAAACTCAGAGCTTTGTGCCCTGATGTTTCTATCAGCACCGATATCATCGTCGGATTTCCTGGTGAGAGTGAGGCCGATTTTCAAGATACCTTAGATGTGATGGAACAGGTAAAATTTGAACAAATTTTTTCATTTAAATACTCTCCAAGACCCCTCACCAAAGCAGCTGAATTCACTGATCAAGTTGAGAGCGAAGTGGCATCAAAACGTTTGCAAATATTGCAAGATAAACAAGAAAAAATACTCGATGAGATCTCAAAAACTAGACTAAATAAAGAGTATATGGTCTATTTTGAAGAGCTTCGCAGCAATGGTATGTTGGCAGGAAAAAGCGATAATAATGCGCTGGTTCAAATAAAGGGCAAAGAAGAGTGGTTAGGTAAAACAATGCGCATCAAAATTACTAATCCAAAGCGTCTCTCTTTGTACGGCGAAGTTGTTTTCTAA
- a CDS encoding HP0268 family nuclease, with the protein MELKLARKELDAKPKIIKLEKIMESVQKEGQKIFYFDKENSHKDLVALVEHFEANDCSVYLREVKYGLGDDDYMYEVHIL; encoded by the coding sequence ATGGAACTTAAATTAGCAAGAAAAGAGTTAGACGCTAAACCAAAAATTATAAAATTAGAAAAAATTATGGAGAGCGTACAAAAAGAGGGACAAAAAATATTCTATTTTGATAAAGAGAATTCCCATAAAGATCTTGTGGCACTCGTAGAACATTTTGAAGCAAATGATTGCAGTGTGTATCTTAGAGAAGTGAAATATGGTCTTGGGGATGATGATTACATGTATGAAGTACACATACTTTAG
- the nusA gene encoding transcription termination factor NusA: protein MSKILDIIESIANEKGLDIKEVKETVTTALINTAKKVYGREYEYGAEINPETKSLKLYQKVIVLQDDDERLQEENENFIALKEAKEVDPEIEVNDELTYELPLDNLGRTAAATLQKELEFHIQRLLETKIFDKYKNMINRRVFGTVVRVDNEENTYIEIDEVRAILPRKSRIKGEKFKVGDVVKSVIRKVFIERSQGIVVELSRTSPKFLEALLQLEVPEIKDGLIEINSSARIPGERAKVALTSLHQNVDAVGATVGTRGVRINSISKELHGENIDCIEYSSIPEIFIAKALSPAIISSVKVVGDKKAVVTLLADQKSKAIGKNGINIRLTSMLTGYEIELREKDGSSTSSASEVKDPNALKNLFGS from the coding sequence TTGAGTAAAATATTAGACATTATCGAATCCATCGCCAACGAAAAAGGGTTGGACATTAAAGAGGTTAAAGAGACCGTCACCACGGCGCTCATCAACACTGCTAAAAAAGTTTACGGCAGAGAGTACGAATACGGTGCTGAGATTAATCCCGAGACAAAAAGTCTAAAACTTTACCAGAAAGTCATCGTGTTGCAAGATGATGATGAACGATTGCAAGAAGAAAATGAAAATTTTATCGCACTAAAAGAAGCCAAAGAAGTGGATCCAGAAATCGAAGTCAATGACGAATTAACTTATGAATTGCCTCTTGATAATTTGGGTAGAACTGCAGCGGCCACCTTACAAAAAGAATTGGAATTTCACATACAAAGATTATTAGAAACCAAGATATTTGATAAATACAAAAACATGATAAATCGTCGTGTATTTGGCACCGTAGTCAGAGTCGACAATGAAGAAAATACTTATATTGAGATCGATGAAGTCCGTGCAATACTTCCACGAAAAAGCAGAATCAAAGGTGAAAAATTTAAAGTGGGCGATGTCGTAAAAAGTGTCATCAGAAAAGTTTTTATTGAGCGTTCACAAGGGATTGTGGTCGAACTCTCAAGAACCAGTCCAAAGTTTTTGGAAGCCCTATTACAACTTGAAGTCCCTGAAATCAAAGATGGTCTGATCGAGATCAACTCATCGGCAAGAATTCCCGGAGAGCGTGCCAAAGTAGCACTCACATCACTCCACCAAAATGTTGATGCTGTTGGAGCTACGGTAGGAACGCGAGGTGTGCGCATTAATTCTATTAGTAAAGAGTTACACGGCGAAAATATCGACTGCATTGAGTACTCTAGCATTCCAGAGATTTTTATCGCCAAAGCGCTTAGCCCGGCTATCATCTCCAGCGTTAAAGTCGTCGGCGACAAAAAAGCCGTCGTCACCTTGCTAGCAGATCAAAAATCCAAAGCTATCGGTAAAAATGGTATCAATATCCGATTAACCTCCATGCTCACCGGCTATGAAATCGAACTCCGAGAGAAAGATGGCTCAAGCACATCAAGCGCAAGTGAAGTCAAAGATCCAAACGCATTAAAAAATCTATTTGGCAGTTAA
- a CDS encoding ABC transporter permease translates to MTLALKQISYIVLMLFIISIISFGAIHLAPNSFFASGELNPNITPESIAQLKHVYGLDKTLSMQFISWLNALIHLDFGISFASGKLVKDEILSRISITLIMNIISMILVFIISLYLGIKSALKQSSRYDVMVKNFSLASYAMPSFYLALLLVILLAVHFKIFPISGLHSPVKLSGMDYYLDMAWHLCLPIFVMVFGGVGSLVMYVRSLSINILKSDYIFFAKSRGLSQKQILWRYILPNLSPSVVTILGLSLPGLIGGSVILESIFSINGMGLLFFQSALSRDYPVIMGILIISAFLTLLGNIIADLVLLKINPFSNRRS, encoded by the coding sequence ATGACATTAGCACTCAAGCAGATTTCTTATATTGTGCTAATGCTTTTTATTATATCGATTATCTCATTTGGTGCCATTCATCTGGCACCAAACTCATTTTTTGCAAGTGGGGAACTAAACCCCAATATCACCCCCGAATCCATCGCACAATTAAAGCATGTTTATGGATTGGATAAGACGCTGAGTATGCAATTCATATCGTGGCTTAATGCGTTGATTCACCTCGATTTTGGTATCTCTTTTGCCAGTGGGAAATTGGTCAAAGATGAGATTCTCTCACGCATTTCCATCACCTTGATTATGAACATCATCAGTATGATTTTGGTTTTTATAATCTCTTTGTATTTGGGTATCAAATCAGCACTCAAACAAAGCAGTCGCTACGATGTTATGGTGAAAAATTTCTCTTTAGCCAGTTATGCCATGCCATCATTTTATTTGGCTTTGTTGTTGGTGATTCTCTTAGCCGTTCATTTCAAGATTTTCCCCATATCGGGACTGCATTCTCCTGTAAAGTTATCAGGCATGGATTATTATTTAGATATGGCCTGGCATTTGTGCTTACCTATTTTTGTGATGGTGTTTGGTGGTGTGGGAAGTTTGGTCATGTATGTGCGCAGTTTGAGTATCAATATTCTAAAGAGTGATTATATCTTTTTTGCGAAATCTCGAGGGTTGAGTCAAAAACAGATTCTTTGGCGCTATATCCTCCCCAATCTTTCGCCTTCTGTTGTCACAATTTTAGGACTCTCTTTGCCTGGATTGATTGGCGGGAGTGTGATTTTAGAATCTATCTTTTCGATTAACGGGATGGGATTGTTGTTTTTTCAAAGTGCATTAAGCAGAGATTATCCGGTGATTATGGGCATCTTGATTATTTCTGCTTTTTTGACACTTTTAGGTAATATTATAGCCGACTTAGTGCTCTTAAAAATCAATCCATTTTCAAATAGGAGATCATGA
- the fabI gene encoding enoyl-ACP reductase FabI, translating to MLMKGKKGLIVGIANNKSIAYGIAKACKEQGAELAFTFLNEQLKKRVEPIASELGSDKVYELDVNNDAHLDALSESLRADFGEIDFIVHSVAFAPREALSRPFLETTRDAFDIAMGTSVYSLVALTRAVMPVLKAGGSVLTLTYLGGPKYIPHYNVMGVAKAALESSVRYLAVDCAREKNVRVNAISAGPIKTLAASGIGDFRMILKWNELNAPLRKNVTTDEVGNSGMYLLSDLASGVTGEVHYVDAGYNIMGMGMDDTDDEGHTALVWDLNK from the coding sequence ATGTTGATGAAAGGGAAAAAAGGTTTGATTGTTGGAATTGCCAACAATAAATCGATAGCTTATGGTATTGCAAAAGCGTGTAAAGAACAAGGAGCAGAACTTGCTTTTACATTTTTAAATGAACAACTCAAAAAAAGAGTCGAACCCATAGCGAGTGAACTTGGAAGTGACAAAGTATATGAACTTGATGTCAATAATGATGCGCATTTGGATGCCTTGAGTGAATCACTACGTGCTGATTTTGGCGAGATCGATTTTATCGTACATTCTGTTGCCTTTGCCCCTCGCGAAGCATTGTCTCGTCCCTTTTTAGAAACGACACGAGATGCCTTTGATATTGCAATGGGTACCTCTGTGTATTCTTTGGTGGCCTTGACACGTGCGGTTATGCCGGTTTTGAAAGCGGGTGGATCTGTATTGACGCTCACCTATCTTGGCGGACCAAAATATATCCCACATTACAATGTTATGGGCGTTGCAAAAGCAGCACTTGAGTCCAGTGTCAGATACTTGGCTGTGGATTGTGCACGGGAGAAAAATGTCCGAGTCAATGCTATCAGTGCCGGACCGATTAAAACATTAGCTGCCAGTGGTATTGGTGATTTTAGAATGATTTTAAAATGGAATGAGCTCAATGCGCCCCTTAGAAAAAATGTGACTACTGATGAAGTGGGCAACAGCGGTATGTATTTGCTCAGCGATCTTGCTAGTGGCGTAACCGGAGAAGTTCATTATGTGGATGCTGGTTACAATATCATGGGTATGGGTATGGATGACACGGATGATGAAGGTCATACTGCTTTAGTTTGGGATTTAAATAAATAG
- a CDS encoding triose-phosphate isomerase — translation MIIASNFKTNHTRESTAGFVDFINNQDSFCEVRIFPPFTALDTFELRPNIRLGAQNFYPADRGSFTGEIGYEQLEEFDIDSVLIGHSERRHILGESQESLCGKFDFAKEKEMEIIYCIGEPIEVRKAGIDAVMSYLWEQCVGIDIDYEGLIVAYEPVWAIGTGVVASLEEIDAVLKNLKTKIKAPILYGGSVKVDNTEAILSLEHCDGVLVGTASWEQENFAQMIEIADNLTKD, via the coding sequence GTGATTATTGCATCAAATTTCAAGACCAATCATACCCGAGAGAGTACGGCGGGGTTTGTTGATTTTATCAACAATCAAGACTCTTTTTGCGAAGTGAGAATTTTCCCTCCCTTTACAGCATTAGATACGTTTGAGCTCAGACCCAATATCCGACTGGGTGCCCAGAATTTTTATCCCGCTGATCGGGGTTCATTTACAGGAGAGATAGGGTATGAACAATTAGAAGAATTTGATATTGATTCTGTTTTGATTGGACATTCTGAACGACGCCATATCTTAGGAGAATCGCAAGAGTCTTTGTGTGGGAAATTTGATTTTGCCAAAGAAAAAGAGATGGAAATCATCTATTGTATTGGTGAGCCCATCGAAGTGAGAAAAGCAGGAATTGATGCGGTGATGTCGTACCTATGGGAACAATGTGTGGGTATCGATATTGATTATGAGGGATTGATTGTTGCGTATGAACCGGTTTGGGCGATTGGCACCGGTGTGGTGGCCAGTCTTGAAGAAATTGATGCGGTACTTAAAAATCTAAAGACCAAGATAAAAGCACCGATTTTATACGGTGGTAGTGTCAAAGTGGATAATACCGAAGCCATCTTGAGCTTAGAGCATTGTGATGGTGTTTTGGTGGGGACTGCGAGTTGGGAGCAAGAAAATTTTGCTCAAATGATAGAAATAGCTGATAATTTAACAAAGGATTAA
- a CDS encoding phosphoglycerate kinase, with translation MVRSVRDLDIEGKKVFIRCDFNVPLDEFLNITDDRRIISAIPTIKYCLDNNCAVILASHLRRPGGVYNEKYSMKTVKKRLSRLLVPEIEMANDVVGPDAVEKAKNLKCGEVLLLENLRFDKGETKNDIVFAKKLANLADYYINDAFGVCHRAHASVEAITGFFDEEHSAAGFLLQKEIEFSRNLLKAPARPFVAVVGGSKVSGKLQALRNLLPRIDKLIIGGGMAFTFLKALDIDVGNSLLEEDLIPEAHHVLAEAKRLGVKLYLPVDVVAAQACSQESTLKFVTTQEIPPGWMGLDVGPATSRLFREALNDAQTILWNGPMGVFEIEKFSRGSVKMSHTIAEAHATTVIGGGDTADVVARAGDTDEMTFISTGGGASLELIEGKELPGVKPLYSKEIE, from the coding sequence ATGGTAAGATCCGTAAGAGATTTGGATATAGAGGGCAAAAAAGTTTTTATTCGATGTGATTTTAATGTTCCTTTGGATGAGTTTTTAAATATCACAGATGATAGAAGAATTATTTCAGCTATCCCTACAATTAAATATTGTTTAGATAATAATTGTGCTGTGATTTTAGCCAGTCACCTCAGAAGACCCGGTGGCGTCTATAACGAAAAATACTCCATGAAGACGGTCAAAAAAAGATTATCAAGACTCTTGGTTCCTGAAATCGAAATGGCCAATGATGTCGTAGGTCCTGATGCCGTCGAAAAAGCAAAAAATTTAAAATGCGGTGAAGTATTGCTTTTGGAAAATCTTAGATTTGATAAAGGTGAAACGAAAAATGATATTGTATTTGCCAAAAAACTGGCAAATTTAGCAGATTATTATATCAATGATGCCTTTGGTGTGTGTCACAGAGCGCATGCTTCTGTGGAAGCTATCACAGGTTTTTTTGATGAAGAGCACAGTGCTGCTGGCTTTTTACTTCAAAAAGAGATTGAATTTTCAAGAAATTTACTCAAAGCACCGGCACGACCTTTTGTCGCGGTTGTTGGTGGGAGTAAGGTCAGTGGGAAACTTCAAGCACTCAGAAATCTTTTACCACGCATCGATAAATTGATTATCGGTGGCGGGATGGCCTTTACGTTCTTAAAAGCACTCGATATTGATGTGGGAAATTCACTGCTTGAAGAGGATCTTATCCCTGAGGCGCACCATGTTTTGGCTGAGGCCAAGCGATTGGGAGTCAAACTCTATCTTCCTGTTGATGTTGTCGCAGCACAAGCGTGTTCTCAAGAATCAACGCTGAAGTTTGTCACAACACAAGAGATTCCTCCAGGATGGATGGGGCTGGATGTCGGACCGGCGACTTCACGACTTTTTAGAGAAGCACTCAATGATGCCCAAACGATTCTGTGGAATGGCCCGATGGGGGTTTTTGAAATTGAAAAATTCTCCAGAGGTAGTGTCAAAATGTCCCATACCATCGCTGAAGCACATGCGACAACAGTCATCGGTGGAGGTGATACGGCCGATGTGGTAGCACGTGCGGGTGATACCGATGAGATGACATTCATATCAACCGGTGGTGGTGCGAGTTTAGAATTGATAGAAGGCAAAGAATTACCGGGCGTTAAACCCCTTTATAGTAAGGAGATCGAGTGA
- the gap gene encoding type I glyceraldehyde-3-phosphate dehydrogenase — MSLKIAINGFGRIGRCVARIIDTRDDVELVCVNDTAAREMTKHLLKYDSVHSTFAGDVEILEDDYMQMGSSKVKMFSTRDPKELNFADYGVDVVLECTGAFLTREKAQVFIDSGIKRVVMSAPAKDDTPTFVMGVNEQNYANQAIVSNASCTTNCLGPVAKIIDDAFGIDKGLMTTVHAYTNGQSLVDVKHKDPRRARAAAVNIIPTTTGAAKAIGLVLPQLQGRLHGQSVRVPVPNVSMVDLNVLVKKETSIEEINALFKEKAENELQGILGYDVEKRVSSDFMTSTYSSFVAADLTQVICGNMVKVMSWYDNEWGYSSRLIDMALHVSK, encoded by the coding sequence ATGTCACTAAAAATTGCCATCAACGGATTTGGAAGAATAGGACGATGTGTTGCGAGGATTATCGATACTCGTGATGATGTCGAGTTGGTTTGTGTTAATGATACAGCTGCTAGGGAGATGACCAAGCACTTGCTCAAGTATGATAGCGTACATAGTACCTTTGCTGGAGATGTAGAAATACTCGAAGATGATTATATGCAAATGGGTTCATCAAAAGTCAAAATGTTCTCAACAAGAGATCCCAAAGAGCTGAATTTTGCTGATTATGGTGTGGATGTTGTCTTAGAGTGTACGGGCGCATTTTTGACTAGAGAAAAAGCACAAGTTTTTATTGATAGTGGTATCAAAAGAGTGGTTATGTCTGCCCCTGCGAAGGATGATACACCGACTTTTGTGATGGGTGTTAATGAACAAAATTATGCAAATCAAGCGATTGTCTCCAACGCCAGTTGTACGACAAACTGTCTCGGACCGGTTGCAAAAATCATTGATGATGCCTTTGGTATTGACAAAGGTTTGATGACCACCGTACATGCCTATACCAATGGGCAAAGTTTAGTAGATGTCAAGCACAAAGACCCAAGACGTGCACGGGCTGCGGCTGTTAATATTATCCCAACCACTACCGGTGCGGCCAAAGCGATTGGCTTAGTATTGCCACAACTGCAAGGCAGACTTCACGGTCAAAGCGTGAGAGTCCCCGTCCCTAATGTCTCTATGGTCGATTTAAATGTGCTTGTGAAAAAAGAGACCAGTATTGAAGAGATTAATGCCCTCTTTAAAGAAAAAGCAGAAAATGAACTCCAAGGAATCCTCGGATATGATGTTGAGAAACGCGTCTCATCTGATTTTATGACATCAACCTATAGCTCTTTTGTTGCCGCCGATTTGACTCAGGTTATCTGTGGCAATATGGTTAAAGTGATGTCGTGGTACGACAATGAATGGGGCTATTCATCACGATTGATTGATATGGCTTTGCACGTAAGTAAATAA
- a CDS encoding type II toxin-antitoxin system antitoxin SocA domain-containing protein produces MRLDITKIAHVILYLLDEEVQYLNDKKLSILLFLMDYNHMTHCGEKIFGETYIKAARQPEPVVLAELFDIIANEEDLDEEDPRLFLIQELLNFLDIELIAKRNHIALEFIKMEESFDASLFSKEELKTIQKVTTKYHDISPRNIANECFKIEKVRESALTEVII; encoded by the coding sequence ATGCGTCTTGATATAACCAAAATAGCTCATGTAATCTTATATTTACTAGATGAAGAGGTTCAATATCTCAATGATAAAAAACTCTCAATACTACTTTTTTTGATGGATTACAACCACATGACACACTGTGGCGAAAAGATTTTTGGTGAGACTTATATCAAAGCCGCCCGACAACCCGAACCGGTAGTCTTGGCAGAATTATTTGATATTATTGCTAATGAAGAAGATTTGGACGAAGAAGACCCAAGACTCTTTTTAATACAAGAATTACTCAATTTTTTGGATATTGAATTGATAGCAAAACGCAATCACATCGCACTTGAATTTATCAAAATGGAAGAGAGTTTTGATGCCTCTTTATTCTCAAAAGAAGAACTCAAAACCATACAAAAAGTCACCACCAAGTATCATGATATCAGTCCTAGAAATATTGCCAATGAATGTTTCAAGATTGAAAAAGTCCGAGAGAGTGCGCTCACAGAAGTCATCATCTAA
- a CDS encoding flavodoxin, with protein sequence MKTAIFYGSDTGHTEDIAKRIAEKLGNLEIFDIAETPIEKMKEYDALILGIATWGEGDLPNDWDDHIDAFNAIDFSGKTVALFGLGDQEGYGDTFVDAMGLLYEKLTAMGAKIIGEFEIDSDYDYDDSTAIIDGKFVGLALDEDNQEELTDERIDRWVAQIKGTLNQ encoded by the coding sequence ATGAAAACAGCAATATTTTATGGAAGCGACACCGGACATACAGAAGATATCGCCAAACGAATCGCTGAAAAATTAGGCAACTTAGAAATATTTGACATTGCTGAGACTCCCATCGAAAAAATGAAAGAGTACGATGCACTGATATTGGGAATCGCTACTTGGGGTGAAGGTGATTTGCCAAACGATTGGGATGATCATATTGATGCCTTTAACGCGATTGATTTCAGTGGCAAAACCGTCGCACTCTTTGGACTCGGTGACCAAGAGGGATACGGTGATACTTTTGTCGATGCGATGGGATTATTGTATGAAAAACTCACCGCCATGGGAGCAAAAATCATCGGAGAATTTGAAATCGACAGTGATTATGACTATGATGACTCCACAGCGATTATCGATGGAAAATTTGTCGGATTAGCACTAGATGAAGATAATCAAGAAGAGCTCACCGATGAGAGAATTGATCGTTGGGTCGCACAAATCAAAGGGACATTAAACCAATAA
- a CDS encoding phytanoyl-CoA dioxygenase family protein has protein sequence MTLTQTQIDTFNKDGFLVLKHFADAQLCDDILAKANAHLANKTAPIESEQEYLQQKVSQITLRRLRQVYAREEIFRTWMKNQNIRDILKGLLRDTPVLVLAHHNSIMTKMPQISSRTFWHQDARYWHYENDNLVSVWLALGDEYLENGLLEFIPGSHHIHFEKERFDAQSNFVDEHPQNQALIATKTHTNLSKGDVVLFHCKTLHHANKNTTDKPKISFVYTVRGQQNKPIKNTRSDFDEVVLP, from the coding sequence ATGACATTAACACAAACTCAAATAGATACCTTTAACAAAGATGGATTTCTCGTCCTTAAACATTTTGCCGATGCCCAGTTGTGTGATGATATCTTGGCCAAAGCCAATGCTCACCTTGCTAACAAAACAGCACCCATAGAGAGTGAGCAAGAGTATCTACAACAAAAAGTTTCGCAAATAACACTGCGTCGCTTGCGTCAAGTCTATGCTAGAGAAGAAATTTTTAGAACTTGGATGAAAAATCAAAATATTCGAGACATTTTAAAAGGGCTGTTGAGGGATACCCCGGTCTTGGTACTGGCACATCACAACTCTATCATGACAAAAATGCCACAAATCAGTTCACGAACTTTTTGGCATCAAGATGCGAGGTATTGGCATTATGAAAATGATAATCTCGTCTCTGTCTGGTTGGCTTTAGGAGATGAATATTTGGAAAATGGACTCTTAGAATTTATTCCTGGTTCTCATCACATCCACTTTGAAAAAGAGCGTTTTGATGCACAGAGTAATTTTGTCGATGAACATCCTCAAAATCAAGCCTTGATTGCAACCAAAACACATACCAATCTCTCAAAAGGTGATGTGGTGCTTTTTCATTGCAAAACACTCCATCATGCCAACAAAAATACTACTGATAAGCCTAAGATATCATTTGTTTATACAGTTCGAGGGCAACAAAACAAACCCATCAAAAACACTCGTAGTGATTTTGATGAAGTCGTTTTACCATAA
- a CDS encoding antibiotic biosynthesis monooxygenase family protein, whose product MVIVLTKFPIKLEFNEQYAAHLKDAVTKHQVEEQPGFIEMRLLAPQHMPHVSEANNFTIETTWKDMKSFLDYTRSEAFSKSHENMPPKDWFSGRPEVEVYETIE is encoded by the coding sequence ATGGTAATAGTTTTGACCAAATTCCCAATTAAACTTGAGTTTAATGAGCAATATGCCGCCCATCTTAAAGATGCGGTGACAAAACATCAAGTAGAAGAACAACCCGGTTTCATAGAAATGAGACTGTTGGCACCCCAACACATGCCCCATGTCTCAGAAGCAAACAATTTTACAATAGAGACAACTTGGAAAGATATGAAAAGTTTCTTGGATTATACAAGAAGTGAAGCTTTTTCAAAATCTCATGAAAATATGCCACCAAAAGATTGGTTCAGTGGTCGCCCTGAAGTGGAAGTTTACGAAACCATAGAGTAG